Genomic window (Jatrophihabitans sp.):
AGGTCAGACATGGCCTGGTGGACGTCGATGACCTGGCCCTGCTGCCATGACGCCACTGCCCGCGAGGTCTCCTCCTCGACGGCGCCGGCATGGCGCAGCACCTGCTCGCGGGCGAAGGCCGGCGACAGCCGCTGGCGCTTGACGCGCCAGTCATCGCCCTCGCTGTTCATCATGGCCCGCGGGAAACCGGCGTGGGAGCGGCGGCGTACGCCCGGCCGGATCTTCACGAACGCGCCCTGCCGGTCCACCAGAACGGTCGCGATGTCGCGCGGGTGGACGACCAGGTAATTGCTCGGCGCGATCCGGACCACGTCGCCGTACTCGGCCGCGCAGCGGACCAGGAAGCTGAGGGGGTCAGCGGCGTACTCGGGCCGGGTGCCGGAGAAGCGCCCGCCGCGCGGTCCGGGAGGCAGGGTGGACGCTCCGGGAGGCAGGGTGGACGGTCCGGGAAGCAGGGTTGACGGTCCGGGAGGGAGCGTCGGCGCAGGAGTGAGGCGTCCTTCCCGCATGGGTGCTCCTTCGGGCCGCCGGTGAGGCCGGAGCCAAGGGTGAAGTGCGGACGCCGAAGCCCCGGCCTGTGCACAGGCCGGGGCTGCGGTAGGCCCTGACGGACTGGGTCTAGTAATAGATGTACGGCGTGGTGAGCGGGTCGCCACTGCCCAAGCCGAGGGCGGCCGCAAGCCGGTAGGCAAGCTTCTTCATCACGAATCACCTCCTGCCAGGTGCTGGTTCCGCCTGAGCTGTTCCCAAACGGACATATCGACCATACCAATATGATTGGCTCAGGTCTAGAGCCCACTGCGGCAGGGCTGTGGGACGACCGCTACTACCCCGCAGGACAGCTGCCAGGTTGGGAGCTGCCCGGATGTCGGACGGTCGATGATCTCTATCTCGTTCTCAATTCCGGCTTCGGGCTAAGGGGAGGCGGATAGCCAGCGGCCCGGCGCCGCCTGTCGTCATACGGGGTTGGCGACGAGTTCGACTTGATAGCCATCGGTATTAGTGAGGTAGGCGGCGTAGTGGTCGGGTCCACCTGCATGCGGATGCTGGTCCGCGAACAACAGAGTCCAACCGTTGTTCACGGCATGGTTGACGATGTCGTCGACGTGGCTGCGGTCGCCGGCGTGAAAGGCGAGGTGATTCAAGCCGGGACGGCGTCGGTCGTGTTCCCCGGCGCAGCCGTGTCAGGCGCGCCCCTCTCCAAGCCCTGTCGCGCAGGGGTCCAATTTCAATCAGCACCACGGGGTCATTATTCGATCAGCACTGGTGCATCAGGTGGTCTCTGCAACGCCGGGTGCGCTAGTCCCTCGGCGGGGCACGGCGCAGCGCTTCGCGTTCACTGTCGCGGGGCGGGGTGCGCCAAGGGGCCACTCTTCGCGAGGGCGAGGCAGAGTCCGAACATGATGAGGGTGAACGGCCCCCAGCCAAAGCGCTCCCAAGGGCTGGAAGAGGCGAAGTTCATCAACGCACCCAGCCCTAGGAGCCCAACGAGCACCCAGGTTCCGACCCGAGCGACCGCCGGCGGCACAGGAACGAGGGCACGACCACCCCTTGCCAGCACGACCAAGGCGGCCAAGAACCAGACGAGAGCGGCGAGACCGGTCACGAGCCGTACCGCGCCAGGAAGGCTCCCCGGGTTCGTTCCACCCATGGCGGCCACGCCGAACGGCGCCCCGAGCGTCAGCGCGGCTTGAAATGCCACCACGATCAGCAGGCCGATCGCGAGGACGATGGCAACGCGGGGTCGATCGGGTCGGTCCTTGGTTCGTCGCGCTGTCGCCTCGGTGGTCATTGGTTTCCTTCGGTCGTGAGAGCCACGTGCCGTCATGTGGATTCCTGGAGCCACTGGTCGAACGTCTGGGTTCCGCGTGGTCCAGTGTTAGTCGGCAGGAGGGCCCCGGTGCGCATGACCCGTCCGGTGGCTCCTGGCAGCGGCAGGGTGATCACGAGTGGCTGATGACCTCGGGCGGACGCGAGGCGGCGTGCCATGTCCGGGACTCGTTCCTCTCGGGGGCCGGCGAGTTCTGCCGCCATACCAACGGGCGGGGCGGTTGCGAGGCGGACCAGCTCGTTGGCGACGTCTTGGGCGGCCACGGGTTGGCTGAGCATCGAGGGGACTACTGCGACGGGGCCGCCGCCTAGCATTTGCGCGGCGAACTCGTGGAACTGGGTTGCGCGCAGGATGGTCCACGGGACGGGACCCTGACGTACGAGGTCCTCCTGTGCGAGCTTGGCTTGGTAGTAGCCCAGACCGACACGGTCGATCCCGACGATCGAGAGCAGCACGTGATGTTTGACCCCGTGGCGCTTCTCGGCGTCGAGCAGGTGGCGGGTCGAGGTCTCGAAGAACGCGGTGGCGCGGCGGCGGTTCTGGGTGACGATGTTGGTGACGTCGATGACGTCGTCCACGCCCTCGAGGGCCTGGTCGAGCCCAGTTCCGGTGGTCAGGTCGATCCCCTTCGATCGGGCGATGACGATCGGCTCGGCGCCGAGGCGACGCACGCTCTCGACAACTCGGCGACCGACCCAGCCGGTGCCGCCTGCAATTGCGATCGTCTTCATCGGATCTTCTCCTTCTTGGGGGTGGGGTGTCCTGCTGTGGCACTGCCATTGCTGCGTAGCAGCACGAGGATGGCGGCGCCGAGGGCGGTGAACGTGAGGGGGGCCAAGCTGGCTGACCACTCGACGATGGAGAACCCGTGCCGATGGGTGGCGTGGAACGCGAGGTGTGGCAGTCCGAAGGCGAGCCAGGCCCAGCCGAGGACGCGAAGGACGCCGGGGTCCCCTTTCACAGCGGCCCATCCGGAAAAGACCAGGAGCGCGACGTACAAGCCGCCCACGTCTCTGACGAGGTGCTCGTTGAACGGCCCCAGTGGCGCGACCCAGGATTGTCCGAACCCTGGGAAGCTGGTGAAGAAGGAGTGGGGCCAGGCCATGGCCCAGAGCCCGACATAGGCGGCGGTGGCAGCTAGCGCCCAAGCGATGCCACGAGCGATTGAGATGTTCATCTTTCATCCTTTGCGATTCGGCAGCGCCTGCGCTGTCGGCGCGGGGCCGAAGGGGCCGAACGAGGGTGATGGGAAGCGGTGGCTGGTCACGCGCGGCACCCGCTGCCCAGATTGCTGTCGCTGCCGTGGAGTCGGTCCATGGGAAGCGGAGATAGTCGCCAGGGCGAGGTCTCTTCGCGCCCATCGCCAACAGGCTCTTGACCCACCGAGACCCACCAGGTTGCCAGCGGTGGGTTCCAGAGCTGTCAGCTCGTAATGGATCGGTCCATGACGACCGCGGACGCCGACCACCAAGGGCCCATCGAACCGCAAGGGGGTACCTCGGCGGGCCACAGCCGATCACCGGGACCTGACAGCGTCATCGAGAGGTCCTCCACCCGTTCGGGGTCAGCTGCGATCCGGCGCTCGTGGACGTTGCAGATCCTCGTGATGCTCATTGCGCGCCTGAGTTCCGGACGCTTGTAGCAACGATGTCCGGGCCGGCCTCGGGAGGTGCGGTGGCCTGCCGGTGTTCTGAGTCGAGGGGGCGCTGTCCGGCATCACACCTCGGAACCCCTTGACCAGCAGGAAGGAGCCGGCCGCGACCTCGAACAGTCCGCCGGGAATCGACATCGCGAGCCCGACCCCGTACCCAGAAAGTTCCAGGACACTTCCCAGGGCGAAGATCGCGTAACCCGCGATCCCGTACGTGGCCAGGAAACGCGGCAGCAAACCGGACTTCAGCAGCGTCCAGCAGAAGAAGATGCTCCCGATGCCCAGCGCTGTCATCGCGACCGAGTACGCGGACTCACTGTTTTCGACGAAGGTCCGTGCCAGGCCGGATAGCTCAGAGTCATCAACGTTCGCCGTGTCCGCACTCCCCCAGTCGAACAGCACCAGGCTTAGCGTGCCCAGCGGCGCGAGGGCCAACAGCACCGCCTCCACGATACGGGTGGCGAGATAGGTGTTGGCGGTACGGCGGTGCTCACGCCGCAAGACCTGGAACGCCAGCGCACCGATCGTGACGACAGCGACCGAGTTGAGGAGCAGCAGTGTCGCGCCTGCACAGAGCTGTCCGAGCGAATCGGCGTTCTCGGGGACTGCCGGGGCGTCGCCGGTGGAGGAGAAGTCGAGGAAAATAGCGCCGCCATAGAGGAAGAAGGCGGAGATGAAGAGCCCACCCACAAGGCGGCCTGTGGCTCTACGGGTCATGGACACTCGCGGTGCCGCAGATGTGGACATCAGGGCCTGCGGAGATTGCAGGTGCAGCCAGCGATGGCAATGACTCGCTGGTCGGCGTCGACGACGCGGGCCGAGGCGATCATGGTGTTCTTGCCCGGATGGACGACCTCGCCGGTGCACAGGAGACGTCCGCTCGACAGCCGCGCCGGGCGCAGGAACCGGACGTTCATCTCGGAGGTCACGTAGCCCACCGCGGCCGGCAGCAGCGAGTGCACTGCACACCCCATGGCGGTGTCCAGCATGGCGGCAAGTACGCCACCGTGGATCATTCCGAACGGGTTGAGGTGGAACTCTTCGGGGTCCAGTGTGAAGGTGACTTTGCCGTCCTCTGCCTCGACCGGCTCGATGGCCAAGGTGTTCAGAATCGGAGGAACCGGTAGCGTCCCTGCGCCGATAGCACGCAGGAGGGTGAGACCGTCCTGGGTGGCGCCGGCGACAAGAGTAGGCGTGGGATCCTGCCAGGCGTAGGTGCGCTCTCGGGTGTCGATCTTCATCAGTTCTCCTGTGATTGTGCGCCGTGGCACGGGACGCTCGTTGCGGCAGGTCTGCAGAGGCGCAGGACCGCCGGGTTTGTGTTGGTGAGTGTTGGGACTGCCAACGCGCGTGCCGCTCGCGCCAGCATGCTGCGGACAACGAGCGGGTGGATCCTGCGGACCAGCGCGAAGTACGCGGCTCCGCGTCGGCTACGCAACTGGACGAGTGTGGTGACCACAACGCGGTTACGCTCGACAAGCACCGATGCGCGGAAGCTCAGGTGACTTTGATCGACCCCCAGCAGTACCTCGTCGGCCGTCCTCGACAGGGTGTCGAAGACGTGTCTGCCGCCGCGTTCGATGCCGACCACGCGAACCAGCAACTCGCGCACCCCGAACAACACCCGGATCCAAGGCGGTGGCCCGTGGAAAACGGCGTCGGCCCACTCCTGGGGGCCGCGACGCGGCGCATCTCTCAGGACCTTGACGGCGAAAGCATCCGACCAATCGACGTGCGGCAGCGCATGAGCGAGCAGCGGCGAACTCGGCAACGAAACCTGGTAGGGGCGAGGCGAGCGAGCCCGCCGAACGCAGCGGTGCTGCAGATACTCGGCACCCGACCGCCGAGACTGGATGTGAGTGATCATCTGCGGCTCCTCCATACGCCTCCGTATGGAGGCAGTGACCCGTACGGTAGCGTATGGCCATGGCATCTGGGAAGCGCAGACTGTTGTCCTCCGAAGACTGGACCGAGGCGGCGCTCGACGCCCTCGCGCGTGGGGGCGTGGCGGCAGTGGCTGTCGAGCCGCTCGCCAAGTCCCTGGGCGCGACAAAAGGAAGTTTCTACTGGCACTTCGCCGATCGGAACGCACTGCTCCAAGCCGCACTCGAGCTATGGGAGCGCCGCAACACCGACCAGGTCTTGGCCGGGATCGACGAGACACAGGACGGGGCGACGAGACTGCGCAATCTGGTGCAAGTGGCTCTCTTGTCGGTTCAGCGGGACGCCGCTGAAGGTGCCGGCTCCATCGAGCTGGCACTCCAGGCAAGCGCCTCCCACCCGTTGGTTGCGCCAGCCCTTCAGCGGGTCACCAGCCGCCGCATCGCCGCACTCAGCGGGCTGTACTCCGCGCTCGGTCTCTCCCAGGCTCGCGCTCGCGACCATGCCCTCCTCGCCTACACGGCTTACCTCGGCCACGTCCAGCTGGCTCACGCGACCCCGGACTTGCTGCCACAGGGGCGGGCGTTCCGCACGCACGTCGACCGAATAGTTGCCGCACTGGTCAAAGTCGATTCCTAGACCGCAGGCCTCAATTCCGGCTCGCGCCTCGGAGAGTCCATCCCGCACCTGCGACGCGCGTCCGCGGGACCACGTCTGCGGTCGCGCCCTCGCCAGGCGCAGGCCGATGCCGGTCCCGAGACCTTGGCCGTAGGCAAGCTGGATGACCCCGCCGAATTCCGGCGCGGCGAGGGTGGCTGCCATGACGGTGTTGAACGCCTTGACCACATGGTGCACCCGGGAGCCGGTCGGCGATCTGCTCGCCGCCGAACGTGATGCCCGACGGTGAGGGACATGAAGTCGCTGGCCAGCGGGTTCGTCGCGGCGATATGACGCATCCGCGTCGCGGCTTAGCGCGCTTCTGACTCCTGACGTTGCAGCGTCGAGTGATCAGGCGCCGTCGTATACCGCTCTTGGAGTGCTCCGGCGTCGATCTTGCACCTCGTCGTTTCCCTGGCCCCGCTTAGGCGAGCCACGCAGTGTTCCCGCCTAGGCGAGCCACGCAATGTTCCCGCCTAGGCGAGCCACGCAATGTTCCCGCCTAGGCGAACCACGCAATGTTCCCGCCTAGGCGAGCCACGCAGTGTTGTCGTGAGGCGCAGCCTAGACACCACCGGCCCTAGGAAGCCAGCGGCGATAGGCCTACCGCTACCTCCACCGGCTTCTCCACCGGCGCAGAGTCCAACTCCGGCAGCAGCCGATCCAGCCACCCTGGCAGCCACCAGTTCGCGTCGCCCAGAAGCTTCATGGTGGCCGGGACGAGCACCAGGCGTACGACGGTCGCGTCGAGGAAGATCGCCGTGGCCAGTCCCACTCCCATCATCTTCACCACCGGGTCACTGCCCAGGACGAAGCCCGAGAAGACCGCCACCATGATCAGCGCGGCTGCGGTGATGGTGCGCCCGGTGCCGGCGATCCCCGCGATGACCGCGCGGGTGTTGTCGCCGTGGCGGCGGTACTCCTCGCGCACCCGCGACAGCAGGAACACCTCGTAGTCCATGGAGAGACCGAACAGGATCGCGAACATGAACAGCGGGATGAACGACACGATCGGCACCGTCGACTCCACGCCGATCAGGCCGGCCGCCCAGCCCCACTGGAAGACCATGACGAGCACGCCGTACGCCGCGCCGACGCTCAGCAGGTTCAGCACGACCGCCTTCAGCGGCACCAGTACCGACCGGAACAGCACCGTGAGCAAGAGGAACGACAGCAGCAGCACGGCCACCACGAAGCGCAGCATCCGCTCCTGCACCCGGTCACCGAGGTCGGCGAAGGTGGCAGTCTGACCGCCGACATGGGCGGTCGCCGCGGTGCCGTCGAGCACCGTCGGGAAGACCTCGCCGCGAAGCCTCGCGACGGTCTCCTGGGTGGCTTCGTCCTGGGGCGACGTGGTCGGCTGCGCCACCAGGGTCGCCACGCCTGCGGTGAGATCGATGGTCGGGTCGCCGACCGAGGTGATGCCCGGGTCGGCTGCCATCGCCGCGGCCAGCGGTGCCACGACGGACCCGCCCTGGGAGATGTCGACCGCGATCACCAGCAGCCCGTTGGCCCCGGGGCCGAACCCGTCGGCGATCAGGTCGTAGGCAAGGCGTTCGGTCCTAGACTCGGGCTTGGTCCCGTCGTCGGGGAAGCCCAGGTTGAGCGCGAGAACGGGTGCGGCCAGGGCGATCATGAGGACCGCTCCGCCGACCAGGTACGCCGTCGCGTTGCGGGTCACGTGAGCGCCCCACCGGTACCAGCCGGTGCTCGGCCGGTGCGGCGTGCGCCGGCGTCCGTTGATCCGGTGCCCCGCCAGGCCGAGAAGTGCCGGCAGCAAGGTGACCGAAGCGAGCACCATCACGAGCACCATCGCGGAGATGGCGACCCCACCACCGGTCACGAACGGGATCCCCGCGACGAGCAACCCGAGGATCGCCACGACGACCGTGCCGCCGGCGAAGATCACCGCCTGTCCTGCTGTTGCCAGGGCTCGGCCGGCCGCTTCGGCGACCGGCATCCCCAGGGCCAGGTGCTCGCGGTGCCGGGTGACCAGGAAGAGCGCGTAGTCGATACCGACGCCGAGCCCGACCATGGCCGCAAGCTGCGGCGCCCACATCGGGATGTCGATCAGGTACGTCACCAGCTTCATCGAGGTGACGCCGATGACCAGACCGAACAGCGCCATCCCGATAGGCAGCCCCATCGCGACGAAGGAGCCGAAGGCGATCAGCAGGACGATCATCGCGACGACGATCCCCGCGACCTCGCCGAGCCCGGTGGGTGCTTCCTCGAACGCGAAGAACAGATCGCCTCCGGTCTCCAGCGTCAGCGACGACTCGTCACGCAGGTCGGCGACGGCGTCCTTGAGGTTGTTCAGGTCGGAGGAATCGAGGTGCTCGATCGCGGGGTACTGCACGCGCACGAGTGCGATGGCGCCGTCCGGCGAGACGTTGCTGGTCGTCCTGAGCACGCGCGGGAGTGCCTCGAGAGCGGCCTCCACCGGCGCCAGCTGCGCCGCAGCGTCCTGGGCTTCGAGTACGACGTGGGCGGTGATCCCGCCCTCGTCAGCCTGGGCCTCGGCGAGCAGCGCCGCAGCGTGGTAGGAGTCGAGGCCGGGTGCCTCGAAGCTCTCCTCGAGAGCGCGCCCGAAGGCAGCGGAGGAGGCGATGACGACGAGCGCGAGGACGACCCAGGCGCCGATGGCGACCCAGGGCCGGGTGGCAGCAGACCGGCCGAGCCGGTAGAGGAGATTCGACATGCCTACACGGTGACCCGGCGGCGAGCGAGGCACATCGGGCCTTGGAGTGGGGGACTCCTCGGCCGAAAGGACGAGAAGCGGCTCATGCTTGTGCCCCGTACGACGAGCGTCACCGCTCTCTAGGCTGGGGAGGTGTTCGCCTCCTTCATCCGCTCGATCCTTGCCGAGCCCCGTGCCCCGGACCCGCCAGCGCGGGTGTGGTGGGACTGGGCCCTGGTCGGCGCCTTGCTGGTCACGGCCGCGGGCGAGGCGATCT
Coding sequences:
- a CDS encoding NAD(P)H-binding protein; this translates as MKTIAIAGGTGWVGRRVVESVRRLGAEPIVIARSKGIDLTTGTGLDQALEGVDDVIDVTNIVTQNRRRATAFFETSTRHLLDAEKRHGVKHHVLLSIVGIDRVGLGYYQAKLAQEDLVRQGPVPWTILRATQFHEFAAQMLGGGPVAVVPSMLSQPVAAQDVANELVRLATAPPVGMAAELAGPREERVPDMARRLASARGHQPLVITLPLPGATGRVMRTGALLPTNTGPRGTQTFDQWLQEST
- a CDS encoding DUF4386 domain-containing protein, translated to MGGLFISAFFLYGGAIFLDFSSTGDAPAVPENADSLGQLCAGATLLLLNSVAVVTIGALAFQVLRREHRRTANTYLATRIVEAVLLALAPLGTLSLVLFDWGSADTANVDDSELSGLARTFVENSESAYSVAMTALGIGSIFFCWTLLKSGLLPRFLATYGIAGYAIFALGSVLELSGYGVGLAMSIPGGLFEVAAGSFLLVKGFRGVMPDSAPSTQNTGRPPHLPRPARTSLLQASGTQARNEHHEDLQRPRAPDRS
- a CDS encoding PaaI family thioesterase, coding for MKIDTRERTYAWQDPTPTLVAGATQDGLTLLRAIGAGTLPVPPILNTLAIEPVEAEDGKVTFTLDPEEFHLNPFGMIHGGVLAAMLDTAMGCAVHSLLPAAVGYVTSEMNVRFLRPARLSSGRLLCTGEVVHPGKNTMIASARVVDADQRVIAIAGCTCNLRRP
- a CDS encoding DUF2867 domain-containing protein; translated protein: MITHIQSRRSGAEYLQHRCVRRARSPRPYQVSLPSSPLLAHALPHVDWSDAFAVKVLRDAPRRGPQEWADAVFHGPPPWIRVLFGVRELLVRVVGIERGGRHVFDTLSRTADEVLLGVDQSHLSFRASVLVERNRVVVTTLVQLRSRRGAAYFALVRRIHPLVVRSMLARAARALAVPTLTNTNPAVLRLCRPAATSVPCHGAQSQEN
- a CDS encoding TetR/AcrR family transcriptional regulator encodes the protein MASGKRRLLSSEDWTEAALDALARGGVAAVAVEPLAKSLGATKGSFYWHFADRNALLQAALELWERRNTDQVLAGIDETQDGATRLRNLVQVALLSVQRDAAEGAGSIELALQASASHPLVAPALQRVTSRRIAALSGLYSALGLSQARARDHALLAYTAYLGHVQLAHATPDLLPQGRAFRTHVDRIVAALVKVDS
- a CDS encoding MMPL family transporter, whose protein sequence is MSNLLYRLGRSAATRPWVAIGAWVVLALVVIASSAAFGRALEESFEAPGLDSYHAAALLAEAQADEGGITAHVVLEAQDAAAQLAPVEAALEALPRVLRTTSNVSPDGAIALVRVQYPAIEHLDSSDLNNLKDAVADLRDESSLTLETGGDLFFAFEEAPTGLGEVAGIVVAMIVLLIAFGSFVAMGLPIGMALFGLVIGVTSMKLVTYLIDIPMWAPQLAAMVGLGVGIDYALFLVTRHREHLALGMPVAEAAGRALATAGQAVIFAGGTVVVAILGLLVAGIPFVTGGGVAISAMVLVMVLASVTLLPALLGLAGHRINGRRRTPHRPSTGWYRWGAHVTRNATAYLVGGAVLMIALAAPVLALNLGFPDDGTKPESRTERLAYDLIADGFGPGANGLLVIAVDISQGGSVVAPLAAAMAADPGITSVGDPTIDLTAGVATLVAQPTTSPQDEATQETVARLRGEVFPTVLDGTAATAHVGGQTATFADLGDRVQERMLRFVVAVLLLSFLLLTVLFRSVLVPLKAVVLNLLSVGAAYGVLVMVFQWGWAAGLIGVESTVPIVSFIPLFMFAILFGLSMDYEVFLLSRVREEYRRHGDNTRAVIAGIAGTGRTITAAALIMVAVFSGFVLGSDPVVKMMGVGLATAIFLDATVVRLVLVPATMKLLGDANWWLPGWLDRLLPELDSAPVEKPVEVAVGLSPLAS